In Nocardioides marinus, one DNA window encodes the following:
- a CDS encoding lysoplasmalogenase has product MAARSRVLAAYAALAVADTWLAGRLPSRGVRAARAVTKTALVPTLAAAVPPRSPAVAVGLAGSWAGDVALMVDGPRAFRAGVASFAVAHGGYVAALAPHVSRDRLLASRRVRLMAGSTLASAPLMGLAAHRVDPRLGVPVTAYTLTVASMAAVTQAVGTDPATRRLLAAGGAVFLASDTVLGTRDLVLAGRPDASTRWMERVVMATYTLAQALLAVGFRRVVPAAGRFD; this is encoded by the coding sequence ATGGCCGCGCGTAGCCGCGTGCTGGCGGCCTACGCCGCGCTCGCGGTCGCCGACACCTGGCTGGCCGGACGCCTGCCCTCGCGGGGCGTGCGGGCGGCCCGCGCGGTCACGAAGACCGCGCTGGTGCCGACGCTCGCGGCGGCCGTGCCGCCGCGCTCCCCCGCCGTCGCGGTAGGGCTCGCCGGCTCGTGGGCCGGCGACGTCGCGCTCATGGTGGACGGGCCGCGCGCGTTCCGTGCGGGCGTCGCGTCCTTCGCCGTCGCGCACGGCGGGTACGTCGCCGCGCTGGCCCCGCACGTCTCCCGCGACCGACTCCTCGCCAGCCGGCGGGTCCGGCTGATGGCCGGGTCCACCCTCGCCTCCGCCCCGCTGATGGGGCTTGCCGCCCACCGGGTCGACCCGCGCCTGGGGGTGCCCGTGACGGCGTACACGCTCACGGTGGCGTCGATGGCCGCGGTGACCCAGGCGGTCGGGACGGACCCGGCGACGCGACGGCTGCTCGCGGCCGGCGGGGCGGTGTTCCTGGCCTCGGACACCGTGCTCGGCACCCGCGACCTCGTGCTCGCCGGCCGGCCCGACGCCAGCACCCGGTGGATGGAGCGGGTCGTGATGGCGACGTACACCCTCGCGCAGGCGCTGCTGGCGGTGGGGTTCCGGCGGGTGGTCCCGGCGGCTGGAAGGTTCGACTGA
- a CDS encoding SDR family oxidoreductase — translation MSILDRFGVPGTVAVVTGAGRGLGAATAVALAEAGSDVLISARTESQLEEVAAQVRATGRRCVSVAADLSDLDAVAGLAQTAYDELGRLDIVVNNVGGTGPRGFLDTSPGYLERAFSFNVSTAHVLTRAAVPLLLKTLEGEDEASAAQKSVVTVSSTMGRSADRGFVAYGTAKAALAHWTKMAAQDLSPRIRVNGIYVGSIMTSALEMVAGDPNLMGQLEGKTPLGRVGEPADIAAGVLYLSSRAGQYLTGKLLEIDGGIQQPTLDLGFPDVTA, via the coding sequence ATGAGCATCCTCGACCGCTTCGGCGTGCCGGGCACGGTCGCCGTCGTCACCGGTGCCGGGCGCGGCCTCGGCGCCGCCACCGCTGTGGCGCTGGCCGAGGCCGGCTCCGACGTGCTGATCTCCGCGCGCACCGAGTCCCAGCTCGAGGAGGTCGCCGCGCAGGTCCGGGCCACCGGGCGCCGCTGCGTCAGCGTCGCGGCCGACCTCAGCGACCTCGACGCGGTCGCCGGCCTCGCGCAGACGGCGTACGACGAGCTGGGTCGACTCGACATCGTGGTCAACAACGTCGGCGGCACCGGCCCGCGCGGCTTCCTCGACACCAGCCCCGGCTACCTCGAGCGGGCCTTCTCCTTCAACGTCAGCACCGCGCACGTGCTCACCAGGGCCGCGGTGCCACTGCTGCTGAAGACCCTCGAGGGGGAGGACGAGGCGAGCGCCGCCCAGAAGTCGGTGGTGACGGTCAGCTCCACGATGGGGCGCAGCGCGGACCGTGGCTTCGTCGCCTACGGCACCGCCAAGGCCGCGCTGGCGCACTGGACGAAGATGGCCGCCCAGGACCTCTCGCCGCGAATCCGGGTCAACGGCATCTACGTCGGCTCGATCATGACCAGCGCCCTGGAGATGGTCGCCGGCGACCCGAACCTCATGGGACAGCTCGAGGGCAAGACACCGCTGGGTCGCGTCGGTGAGCCGGCCGACATCGCCGCGGGGGTGCTCTACCTGTCCTCGAGGGCGGGGCAGTACCTCACCGGCAAGCTGCTCGAGATCGACGGCGGCATCCAGCAGCCGACGCTCGACCTCGGCTTCCCCGACGTCACCGCGTGA
- a CDS encoding MBL fold metallo-hydrolase, whose protein sequence is MSLSNTPTAHAVSPDSGEHWTAEGAWQVAPGLWRIPLPLPMDGLKAINVYVLETDTGLTLIDGGWAIPVARELLERCLRQIGAGFGDIRRFLVTHVHRDHFTMATVLGHEVGAEVALGRGEEPALDLLNNADQITESPFLAVLRSSGALDVAEEWAAGRGDDEVPPKEDWQYPTRWMDGDHTISVGHRSLEAVHTPGHTPGHFVFADRAEAVLFAGDHVLPTITPSIGFTVPPTDQPLGDFLGSLARVRSLPDLRILPAHGPVAPSTHARVDELVAHHEKRLAQSLAALSGGPVTAHDVAGTLGWTRHEHSYDSLDVFSRGMAAMETKAHLDLLVARGQATATPAEDGVRYTAVRD, encoded by the coding sequence GTGAGCCTGTCGAACACCCCCACCGCCCATGCCGTCTCCCCGGACTCCGGGGAGCACTGGACCGCGGAGGGTGCCTGGCAGGTCGCACCGGGGCTGTGGCGCATCCCGCTGCCGCTGCCGATGGACGGCCTCAAGGCGATCAACGTCTACGTGCTCGAGACCGACACGGGGCTGACGCTGATCGACGGCGGCTGGGCGATCCCGGTGGCGCGCGAGCTGCTCGAGCGCTGCCTGCGCCAGATCGGCGCGGGCTTCGGGGACATCCGCCGCTTCCTGGTCACCCACGTCCACCGCGACCACTTCACGATGGCCACCGTGCTGGGCCACGAGGTCGGGGCCGAGGTGGCGTTGGGCCGCGGCGAGGAGCCGGCGCTGGACCTGCTCAACAACGCCGACCAGATCACCGAGAGCCCCTTCCTCGCGGTGCTCCGCTCCTCCGGCGCGCTGGACGTCGCCGAGGAGTGGGCCGCGGGCCGCGGCGACGACGAGGTCCCGCCCAAGGAGGACTGGCAGTACCCCACCCGGTGGATGGACGGCGACCACACCATCTCCGTGGGGCACCGCTCGCTCGAGGCCGTGCACACCCCCGGCCACACCCCGGGCCACTTCGTCTTCGCCGACCGGGCCGAGGCCGTGCTCTTCGCCGGGGACCACGTGCTGCCGACGATCACGCCGTCCATCGGGTTCACCGTGCCGCCGACCGACCAGCCGCTGGGAGACTTCCTCGGTTCGCTGGCCCGGGTGCGCTCGCTGCCGGACCTGCGGATCCTCCCCGCCCACGGCCCGGTCGCGCCCTCCACCCACGCCCGGGTCGACGAGCTCGTCGCCCACCACGAGAAGCGGCTCGCCCAGAGCCTCGCCGCGCTCTCCGGTGGGCCGGTGACCGCGCACGACGTCGCCGGCACGCTGGGCTGGACCCGTCACGAGCACTCCTACGACTCCCTCGACGTCTTCAGCCGCGGCATGGCCGCGATGGAGACCAAGGCCCACCTCGACCTGCTCGTCGCCCGGGGCCAGGCCACCGCGACCCCCGCGGAGGACGGGGTGCGCTACACCGCGGTCCGGGACTGA
- a CDS encoding GNAT family N-acetyltransferase, with protein sequence MHCYTHVLSWAEMDATTAHDVFRLRQQVFVVEQGDPYDDLDGRDTEPGTVHVVLRDDTDEVVGVARVLDDGDEWRVGRVALAPQARGRGLSGPLMTACLEVCQGRPVVLAAQTPLTGWYATFGFEVCGPEFLDGSIPHLPMVRAADGRA encoded by the coding sequence ATGCACTGCTACACCCACGTCCTGTCCTGGGCGGAGATGGACGCGACCACCGCGCACGACGTGTTCCGGCTGCGTCAGCAGGTCTTCGTCGTCGAGCAGGGCGACCCCTACGACGACCTCGACGGCCGCGACACCGAGCCCGGCACCGTGCACGTGGTGCTCCGCGACGACACCGACGAGGTGGTGGGCGTGGCCCGGGTGCTCGACGACGGCGACGAGTGGCGCGTCGGCCGGGTCGCGCTGGCGCCGCAGGCCCGTGGCCGCGGCCTGTCCGGACCACTGATGACGGCGTGCCTGGAGGTCTGCCAGGGTCGTCCGGTGGTCCTCGCCGCCCAGACGCCCCTCACCGGCTGGTACGCCACGTTCGGCTTCGAGGTGTGCGGCCCGGAGTTCCTCGACGGGTCGATCCCGCACCTGCCCATGGTCAGGGCCGCCGATGGCCGCGCGTAG